In the genome of Massilibacillus massiliensis, one region contains:
- a CDS encoding FecCD family ABC transporter permease: MHRCSEIVANNEKASACPNRVLIVLACSFVALVLGMLVSISIGAVKVPLSTVWNAIFNFNPELHAHLIVQELRLPRVAASALVGAAFAVAGAIMQGMTRNPLADPGLLGINAGAGFALAICFAFFKNLPFNYLILYSFMGAAVSMGLVYGIGSMARGGLSPLRLTLAGTAVASLLIALSGGIAIYYRIDQELAFWYAGGISGIKWLQIKVIFPWIILGLIGSLILSRFITLLSLGEEVAAGLGVKVTTVKFCGGILVLILAGASVSTVGSIGFVGLVIPHIARYLVGVDYRSIIPCSAILGSVLMIFADIGARMVNPPNETPIGAIITFLGVPFFLYLARRHRRAM; encoded by the coding sequence CTCAGAAATTGTAGCAAATAATGAAAAAGCAAGCGCATGTCCGAACCGGGTTTTGATAGTTTTGGCGTGTAGCTTTGTCGCTTTGGTACTTGGCATGTTGGTGTCCATATCAATCGGAGCAGTAAAAGTTCCTCTGTCCACTGTATGGAACGCAATTTTCAATTTTAACCCTGAATTACATGCGCATTTGATTGTTCAGGAACTACGTTTACCTAGAGTCGCAGCAAGTGCTTTGGTAGGAGCAGCTTTTGCTGTAGCCGGTGCTATCATGCAAGGCATGACGCGCAATCCTTTAGCCGATCCCGGGCTGTTAGGTATTAACGCCGGAGCAGGATTTGCTTTGGCGATTTGTTTTGCTTTTTTTAAGAATTTACCATTTAACTATCTTATTTTATATTCTTTTATGGGTGCAGCCGTTAGTATGGGACTTGTATATGGCATCGGTTCTATGGCTAGAGGAGGATTGAGTCCATTGCGGCTGACTTTGGCAGGTACTGCTGTAGCTTCCTTACTCATTGCTTTAAGTGGAGGAATTGCGATTTATTATCGAATCGATCAAGAATTGGCATTTTGGTACGCTGGGGGAATCTCTGGGATCAAGTGGCTACAAATAAAAGTTATTTTTCCTTGGATTATCCTTGGGCTTATAGGATCTCTTATACTGTCGCGTTTTATTACGTTGCTTAGTCTGGGCGAAGAAGTGGCCGCCGGCCTAGGTGTGAAAGTAACTACTGTGAAGTTCTGCGGAGGAATTTTGGTATTGATTTTAGCCGGTGCCAGTGTATCAACTGTTGGATCTATCGGGTTTGTTGGACTTGTGATTCCTCATATCGCCCGTTATTTAGTAGGCGTCGATTATCGATCGATTATTCCATGTTCAGCAATATTGGGAAGTGTACTGATGATTTTTGCTGATATTGGGGCTCGTATGGTCAATCCACCAAACGAAACACCAATTGGTGCGATTATAACCTTCCTTGGCGTTCCATTTTTTCTTTATTTAGCACGCAGACATAGGAGGGCCATGTAA
- a CDS encoding FecCD family ABC transporter permease, translating to MQEVTIPIAERAKQLRGYAVLAILALLVITFFIISMNIGYIHLNFREMLEILLGFGTAKQNLVLLDLRLPRIVIAVFVGAALSLSGCILQGVSRNPLADPGILGINAGAGMAVVLFISFYPIQAGISVFLLPFIAFIGASLAAGMIYILAYQRNQGLSGVSLVLVGIAVAAGLSAAMIIFTIRMNPNDYHFISVWLAGSIWGSNWSFILALMPWLLVLIPFVFYKARVLNILGLGDQIAVGVGLDLEKERFALLAAAVGLASACSAVSGAIGFVGLIGPHLARQLVGNQHQLLIPAAALVGSLLFIIADIVARVLFQPAEIPTGIVIAVIGTPYFLYLLARSKHS from the coding sequence ATGCAAGAAGTGACAATTCCTATTGCAGAGCGAGCTAAACAGCTTCGAGGATATGCTGTATTGGCTATATTAGCCCTGCTTGTCATAACATTTTTTATCATTAGTATGAATATTGGGTATATCCACTTAAATTTTAGGGAGATGCTAGAAATACTTTTGGGGTTTGGTACGGCAAAGCAAAATTTGGTATTGCTGGATTTACGTCTTCCTCGAATTGTAATTGCGGTATTTGTAGGAGCGGCTTTGTCTTTATCGGGATGTATCTTACAGGGGGTATCACGAAATCCACTTGCTGATCCAGGAATTTTAGGCATTAATGCCGGGGCTGGAATGGCAGTCGTTTTGTTTATTAGCTTTTACCCAATCCAAGCGGGTATATCCGTGTTTTTATTACCTTTTATCGCTTTTATAGGTGCAAGTTTGGCGGCCGGGATGATTTATATCTTAGCTTACCAACGAAATCAGGGATTATCAGGCGTTTCATTAGTTTTGGTTGGAATCGCTGTGGCCGCAGGGCTATCTGCGGCTATGATTATCTTTACAATTCGTATGAATCCAAACGATTATCATTTTATTTCAGTTTGGCTAGCAGGCAGTATTTGGGGGAGTAACTGGAGTTTTATCTTAGCGCTGATGCCGTGGTTACTCGTACTCATTCCATTTGTATTTTATAAAGCGCGCGTTCTCAATATATTAGGATTGGGTGATCAAATTGCTGTTGGCGTAGGTCTTGATTTGGAAAAAGAACGCTTTGCTTTGCTGGCTGCAGCTGTAGGTTTGGCTAGTGCTTGTTCTGCTGTTAGCGGCGCGATTGGCTTTGTGGGATTAATTGGCCCTCATCTGGCAAGGCAATTGGTAGGAAATCAGCATCAATTGCTTATACCCGCCGCAGCCTTGGTGGGAAGTCTTTTATTTATCATCGCCGATATCGTAGCGCGTGTTCTTTTTCAACCGGCTGAAATACCTACAGGTATTGTAATTGCAGTGATTGGTACACC